One segment of Leptospirillum ferrooxidans C2-3 DNA contains the following:
- a CDS encoding DEAD/DEAH box helicase: MSFSALGLSEEIVRAVTERGYLTPTPIQVAAIPAVLSGRDLMAGAQTGTGKTAGFTLPIIEILSRKNDKKEKGRRVPVKALILTPTRELAAQVEESVVEYGKHMKLSSTVIFGGVSINPQIQKLRTGVDILVATPGRLLDHVQQRTLDLSHVEILVLDEADRMLDMGFIRDIRKIISLLPKTRQNLLFSATFSDEIKSLSSSILKDPILIEITPSGKPVEKVSQKIYLVDRDKKRAVLSKLIKQHDWFQILVFTRTKHGANRLAEQLNKDGISSLAIHGNKSQGARTHALAEFKTGTLHVLVATDIAARGIDISELPHVVNFDLPNVPEDYVHRIGRTARAGAEGEAISLVCIDEHKLLEGIERLIKISLPREVVPGFEPDPNAKAEPIDNGQGRRGFSGRPKPSSRSPQKTSSGNDRSGGGESRRSGSSEGRTRRG, translated from the coding sequence ATGTCTTTTTCAGCTCTTGGCCTTTCCGAAGAAATTGTGCGCGCTGTTACCGAAAGGGGTTATCTGACCCCGACACCGATCCAGGTTGCTGCGATCCCGGCTGTATTGTCGGGAAGGGACCTCATGGCCGGAGCCCAGACTGGAACCGGAAAAACAGCGGGTTTTACCTTGCCAATCATTGAGATCCTTTCCAGAAAAAATGATAAAAAGGAAAAAGGAAGAAGGGTTCCCGTCAAGGCTCTTATCCTGACTCCCACCCGTGAGCTTGCGGCTCAGGTTGAGGAGTCCGTTGTCGAGTACGGGAAGCATATGAAACTCTCCTCAACCGTTATTTTTGGCGGTGTCAGCATCAATCCCCAGATTCAGAAATTAAGGACGGGAGTGGATATTCTGGTTGCGACCCCGGGGCGTCTCCTCGACCATGTCCAGCAAAGAACGCTGGATCTCTCGCATGTCGAAATTCTGGTTCTCGATGAAGCGGACCGCATGCTGGATATGGGTTTTATCCGGGATATCCGGAAGATCATCTCTCTTCTTCCGAAAACTCGACAGAATCTTCTGTTTTCGGCGACGTTTTCGGATGAGATCAAGAGTCTTTCAAGCAGTATTTTAAAGGATCCGATTCTCATTGAAATCACCCCTAGCGGAAAACCGGTCGAGAAGGTGTCCCAAAAGATCTACCTCGTCGATCGCGACAAGAAGCGAGCGGTTCTTTCAAAGTTGATCAAGCAGCATGATTGGTTTCAGATCCTGGTTTTTACGCGAACAAAACATGGGGCCAACCGTTTGGCGGAACAGTTGAATAAAGATGGAATCTCTTCCCTTGCAATCCATGGCAACAAAAGTCAGGGAGCGAGAACACATGCCCTTGCGGAGTTCAAGACCGGCACCCTTCATGTTCTGGTCGCTACGGACATTGCGGCTCGGGGCATCGATATCTCGGAACTTCCGCATGTAGTCAACTTTGATCTTCCAAACGTTCCGGAAGATTATGTCCATCGGATTGGACGCACCGCCCGTGCTGGTGCCGAAGGAGAGGCCATATCTCTTGTCTGTATCGATGAGCACAAGCTTCTGGAAGGAATCGAGCGTCTGATCAAGATATCTTTACCGAGGGAGGTGGTTCCAGGATTCGAGCCAGATCCAAATGCCAAAGCGGAACCTATCGATAATGGGCAGGGAAGGAGGGGTTTCTCGGGTCGCCCGAAGCCTTCGAGTCGATCTCCCCAGAAAACTTCCTCCGGAAATGATCGCTCGGGAGGGGGTGAGTCCAGACGATCTGGCTCTTCAGAGGGAAGAACCAGAAGGGGGTAA
- a CDS encoding type II toxin-antitoxin system TacA family antitoxin produces the protein MSTIAVKNARVELKTTKEAKELLSKAAILDGLDLSSFMLAAAIEKARAILRDHTSIALSEEGQILLSRLLQAHPMPTDKMIELRSLPRLPVRNE, from the coding sequence ATGAGTACAATTGCAGTCAAAAATGCCCGCGTTGAGTTAAAAACTACGAAGGAAGCCAAAGAACTGCTTAGTAAGGCGGCTATTCTTGACGGGTTGGATTTATCTTCATTCATGCTTGCCGCTGCCATCGAAAAGGCGCGAGCAATCCTACGGGACCATACTTCGATTGCTCTCTCAGAAGAAGGTCAGATTCTGCTTTCCCGCTTGTTGCAGGCTCATCCAATGCCCACTGACAAGATGATCGAACTGCGTAGCCTTCCTAGACTACCGGTAAGGAATGAGTGA
- a CDS encoding tetratricopeptide repeat protein, which translates to MILKTVFHLRTGLSVFLLAVFLSGCAETTEPAVRAYIHEKKAYAEIQGGKLQLASLDLRKALKDNPEEPSILNNMALIAFKEGHTRKAVGFLEQARALKPGSNDEPYILNEARILIAHHEYQRGLSLLSLIEPRQKWPKGYRKIMAEALLHNGESSHALAILLKKHDLSNTISRQ; encoded by the coding sequence ATGATTTTAAAAACAGTCTTTCATTTGAGAACAGGATTGTCTGTTTTTCTGTTGGCAGTGTTTCTTTCCGGATGTGCGGAAACGACTGAACCGGCTGTCAGAGCCTATATTCATGAGAAAAAAGCCTACGCTGAGATTCAGGGCGGCAAGCTTCAGCTGGCCAGCCTGGATCTGAGAAAAGCATTGAAAGACAATCCAGAAGAGCCTTCTATCCTGAACAATATGGCTCTTATTGCCTTTAAGGAAGGCCATACCCGGAAAGCGGTCGGTTTTCTGGAGCAGGCCCGGGCATTGAAACCGGGAAGCAACGATGAGCCCTATATCCTGAATGAAGCCCGAATTTTGATCGCCCATCATGAATATCAGAGAGGACTTTCACTCCTTTCACTGATCGAGCCCCGGCAGAAGTGGCCAAAGGGTTATCGGAAAATCATGGCGGAAGCTCTTCTTCATAATGGGGAGTCCTCCCATGCCCTGGCAATCCTCTTAAAGAAACACGATCTCTCAAATACGATCTCCCGGCAGTAA
- a CDS encoding GNAT family protein yields the protein MSFIIELFDPQKIYTDYKKFNCGHSVTDSFVRSSLRNQIMQGFSVGYALLDTSQNDRFVGFFTIANHSISMNQLTALNLGSLPKTIPCVRLIMLGVNKRDSRAGLGKQLINLAFDLVKISSESIGCFGMYLDADPQAIDFYTSLGFSLLEGNKNPHPSPMFIPVSAIP from the coding sequence GTGAGTTTTATTATTGAGCTTTTTGACCCTCAAAAAATTTATACTGACTACAAGAAGTTTAATTGTGGGCATAGTGTTACTGACAGTTTTGTTCGATCTTCATTAAGAAATCAGATAATGCAAGGGTTCAGTGTAGGCTATGCCCTTTTAGATACCAGCCAAAATGATCGCTTCGTTGGTTTTTTCACGATTGCAAATCACTCGATTTCTATGAATCAGCTAACTGCCTTGAACCTTGGTTCTTTACCGAAGACTATTCCCTGTGTTCGTTTGATCATGTTGGGGGTCAATAAAAGGGATTCAAGAGCCGGATTAGGGAAGCAATTAATCAACCTCGCCTTTGACCTCGTAAAAATTTCATCTGAGTCCATAGGCTGTTTCGGCATGTATTTGGATGCAGACCCCCAGGCTATTGATTTCTACACAAGCCTAGGATTTTCGCTTCTGGAAGGAAATAAAAACCCACATCCTTCCCCGATGTTTATTCCTGTGTCTGCTATTCCCTGA